A window of Sodalis praecaptivus genomic DNA:
CGCATGGCGATGCAGACGCGCGAGCAGCATATTCGCCGCGAGAAAGCGAACTCGAACATTTGTACTTCACAAGTATTGTTGGCCAATATCGCCGGCCTGTATGCGGTCTATCACGGTCCGCAGGGGCTGCAACGCATCGCGGGGCGTATTCACCGGCTGACAAAGATTCTGGCGCAGGGGCTGCGCGACGCCGGCCTGACGCTCAGGCACGATTGCTGGTTCGATACCCTGACCGTCGAGGTGGCCGATAAAGCGGGCGTGCTGGCGCGCGCCGATGCCGCCGGCATCAATTTGCGCAGCGACATCCACGGCGCGGTGGGCATCACCCTTGACGAAACAACCGTGCGTGAAGATGTGCAAACCCTCTGGCAGGTGTTGACGGGCGCCACGGGCACTCTGGCAATCGATGCGCTAGACGCCGGCTGCGGCGACGTGATCCCGCAGGAGCTGCTGCGCACTACGCCAATCCTGACCCACGAGGTGTTTAACCGCTACCATAGCGAAACGGAAATGATGCGCTATATGCACCGGCTGGAGCGCAAGGATCTGGCGCTGAACCAGGCGATGATCCCGCTCGGATCCTGCACGATGAAGCTTAACGCCGCCGCCGAAATGATCCCTATCACCTGGCCGGAATTCGCCGAGCTGCATCCGTTCTGCCCCCCGGAGCAGGCGGCGGGCTACCAGCAGATGATCGCCCAACTGTCGCGCTGGCTTATCCAACTGACCGGCTACGACGCCCTGTGCATGCAGCCGAACTCCGGCGCCCAGGGCGAATATGCCGGCCTGCTGGCGATTCGTCGTTATCATGAGAGCCGTAATCAAGGCGAGCGCCATATTTGTCTTATTCCGAGCTCGGCCCACGGTACCAACCCGGCGTCGGCGCAGATGGCCGGCATGTCGGTCACCGTGGTGGCCTGCGATAAGAATGGCAACATTGATTTGCACGATCTGCGCGCCAAGGCCGAGCAGGCAGGCGAGCAACTGTCTTGCATTATGGTGACCTATCCCTCGACCCACGGCGTCTATGAAGAAACCATCCGTGAAGTGTGCCAGATTGTCCATCAGTACGGCGGGCAGGTCTATCTGGACGGCGCCAACATGAATGCGCAGGTGGGGATCACGTCGCCGGGCTATATCGGCGCCGATGTATCGCATCTCAATTTACATAAAACCTTCTGCATTCCCCACGGCGGCGGCGGCCCGGGCATGGGCCCCATCGGTGTGAAGGCGCATCTGGCTCCGTTCGTCCCCGGTCATTCGGTGGTGGAACTGGACGGCGTTTTAACCCGCCAGGGTGCCGTCAGCGCCGCGCCGTTCGGCAGCGCATCGATCTTGCCCATCAGTTGGATGTATATCCGTATGATGGGCGCGGAAGGATTAAAACAGGCCAGCCAGGTGGCGATTCTGAACGCCAATTATATCGCCAGCCGGTTGCAGCAGGCTTATCCGGTGCTGTATACCGGACGCGACGGCCGCGTGGCCCACGAATGTATCCTGGATCTTCGACCGCTGAAAGAGGCCACCGGCATCAGCGAAATGGATATCGCCAAACGCCTGATCGACTATGGTTTCCACGCTCCTACCATGTCTTTCCCGGTGGCCGGTACGCTGATGGTCGAGCCCACCGAGTCGGAAAGCCAGCTGGAGCTCGATCGCTTCATTGAGGCGATGCTGGCCATCCGCGCCGAAATCCAGCAGGTGGCGGACGGCATCTGGCCGGCGGACGATAACCCGCTGGTGAACGCGCCCCATACCCAGCGTGAGCTGGCCGGCGAGTGGCGCCATCCGTACGATCGGCAGGTTGCGGCGTTCCCGGCCGGATATGGCGATAAATACTGGCCGGCGGTGAAGCGGTTGGACGATGTTTATGGCGACCGCAATCTGTTTTGCTCCTGCGTGCCCATCGGCGATTATGCCTAAGCGTCACGGCTAGGCGCCGACGGGCGCCGCGCGCAAACCTGCCGGCATAGTGCGATTAACGTTACGCCTGTGGCCGCACCGTTTAGGCCCGCCGTAAACACCGTCAAGCGGCGCTCTGGCGGTGCGCAAACCTGCCGGCATGCTGGGTCTAACGTTACGCCCGTGGCCGCACCGTCCAGGTCCGCCGGAAACACCGTCAAGCGGCGCCCTGCGGTCGGTATGCCGCCGATAAACAGTGTCCCGGCGAGGATGTCGTCGGTCGCTGCGTTATTTTAGCCAGCCTTGCTGCTGCGCCTGCTGCAGGTGCCGGCTGAGATGCGTCCACAGCGCCGGATAGACGTCGGCGATAAACGCGTTGCGCGTCAGCACCTGTTCGAGGGTAATGCCGTTCTCGACCCAGCTCTGCCCCTGGTTGTGCAGGTTCATCAGCACCGGCATGAGCCTATCGATCATCAGGGCGAAACGGGCGCTAGGGGTTTCGCCCGCCTCATACTCCAGCCACAATTCATGAAACTGGCGACGCTGCGGCGTCGGCAGCAGCCCGAACAGCCGCTGTGCCGCCTTTGCTTCCATCGCGTGAACCGCCTCGCGGCCCGCGAGATCGTAAACCAGCACGTCGCCGGCGTCGATTTCGACGATGTCGTGAACCAGCGCCATCTGCGTCACGCGAGTGATATCGACGCCGTCGTCGGCATAGGGGGCCAGGGCCATCACCGCGACCGCAAAGTGCCAACTGTGCTCCGCGGTGTTCTCCTGTCGTTGGGTACCAAGTACTTTGGTGCGGCGTTGTATGCTTTTAAGCTTATCAATTTCGATTAAGAAAGCGACGACTTCGGTCAGTTCGCCGAAAGCCAGCGCGGGTGGTGTTGCAGCCATCAGAATCCCCGGCATAATCCAATTGAGCGGCCTAGTGTAGGCCAAATCACCCGTGAATTCGACCGGAATAGCCGCGCCCTGGACGGCGCGCCTTTACAATTTCTCACGGTTTATTTCAGCGTACACATGTACACCGAATAGACTGTCGATTACCCTATACACTGCGCGCGCACGGACGAACGCATCATCAAGCGGAGGTAAGATAATTTATGAGAAACAAACCATTAGCCAAAAGCTACTCCTTGGCGGAAGAGATAGCCAATAGCGTCAGTCACGGCGTGGGGGTAATCTTTGGTATTGTCGGTCTGGTTCTCATGCTTAATCAGGCCGGCGAAGCCGGAGCCACCGCGCTCGCGGTGACCAGCTACAGCCTTTACGGCGGCAGTATGATCCTGCTGTATCTGGCTTCGACGCTTTACCACGCCATCCCCCATCCACCGGCAAAACGCTGGCTGAAGAAGGTCGACCACTGCGCGATTTACCTGTTGATCGCCGGCACCTATACGCCGTTTTTATTGATAGGCCTGGCCTCGCCGCTGGCCAAATGGCTGATGGTGGTCATCTGGGTGATGGCGGCGGTGGGCGTCCTGTTCAAACTGGTGTTTGCGCATCGCTTTCGCGCTATCTCCATCATCACGTATTTAACCATGGGCTGGTTATCGCTGGTGGTCATTTATCAGCTGGTGCAACGTTTACCCGCGGGTGGGGTGGCGTTACTGGCGGCGGGAGGCGTGGTTTACTCGCTGGGCGTGGTATTTTACGTCTGGGATCGGATACCGTTTAACCATGCGATATGGCATGGCTTTGTGTTGGGAGGAACCGTTTGTCACTTTCTGGCCATCTATTTGTTTGTTGCCTGACCCGCCGCGTTTTCCGGCCGGCAGCCCGTTGCCGGCCATATCTGTTCACCCGCCGCGCAGGTTACCGGAGCCGCTTTCCCCGGTCGGGCGCCTCAGCGGCGCGCGGCAGCTCACTCGCCGATAACGTACGGCAGCGGACGCACGGCCAACGCGCCAGCGGCGTCGTCGCGTACCCGTAGCTGGCTGTCAGGCGGCAGATCGTTATTCAGCACCGCCTGTATCCAGACGCTGCTATCTTCCAGCTGGCAGGCCGCCAGCACCGTACCGGTTCGCCGCCAATTGTCGCCCAGTTTGAGTTCCAAATCGTCGCCGGCGACGGGAAGATGGCCGGCTTTGCCCGCCAGCCAGTACAGGGCGCGCTTATTGGCGCCGCGATATTTGGCGCGCGCCACCATTTCCTGCCCGGCATAGCAGCCTTTATTAAAGCTAATGCCGTCCAACGCCTGGACGTTGGCCGCCTGCGGGATGAACTGCGCGCCGTTGGCGCTGTCGATAACCGGATAGCCTGCCTCGATATCCAGCGCCAGCCATTGCCGACTGTCGTTTAGCTGGGCCTGTCCCTCCAGCTTGTGTTGCAGCGCGTCGCGCACCGCCGGCGTGGTGATAAGCAGAAAGCGCGGCGCCGGCAAATTGAAAAAGAGCAGCGTTGTGTCCTGGTGATGCGCCACCGGATGCGCCGCATCGGGGATGCTAGCGAAAAGCCCGCCAAGCGCCGCCTGCGCTTGAAAACCCGCTACGCCGAGTAATACCGCCTCGTCATCGGCGGCAATGGTGGTTTTGGAAAAAACGGCATACTTTTTTAATTCCGCGAGCTGGCTATCGCGCACGCTGCGCCGTTCGATTAAGGCCATGCCCTCCTGGTGATGAAAGACGCACAGGTGGCTGAACATTTTGCCCTTGGCATCGCAATGGGCGGCAAAGCTGAAGCGATCGGCCTCCAACGAGGCCACATCGCAGGTCAGCTGGCCCTGTAAATATTTAACGCTGTCCGGCCCATTAAGGGTGATCAGCGCCCAATCCTCCAGTGAAATGAGCGTCAGCGGCAGATGGCTGGAGGGCGACGGCAAACGCGGAGGGAAAGGAACTTGAGATGACATGGAACGGTCCTATCAGTAGTCTGACAATAGCCTAATGGTAAAAGACCGCCTGGGGTTTGCAAGCGGATCTTGCCTTAGGTTTTTGGCGATACGTGCCCGGTGCGGAATAAAGCGCGCAGAACATGTCGAAATGTGTCGTTTTATCTCATGTGGCAGGACAAAACGGGGTAAACTAGCCGCAGTACGTAGGGTTTATGAGGGTAAAGTAAAACATGGATATCACCAATAAAGCGCGGATCCATTGGGCCTGCCGACGCGGCATGCGCGAGCTGGATATCGCCATTATGCCGTTCTTTGAACAGGATTTTGACGCTCTGGATGACCAGGACAAGCGGCGCTTTGTCCGGCTGCTGGAGTGTGACGATCCCGATCTGTTTAACTGGTTGATGAATCACGGCCAGCCTGACGATCGCGAATTGCAGCAAATTATCTCAATGATACAAACGCGAAACAAAGCCCGTGGCCCTTTGGCGATGTGATATTCGGGTCTCTTGGCGCACTCAGCTTTGCTCGCTGGCGTTTTACGGGATCCTGATAATGCTGATTCTGCTTTCTCCCTGGCCGGAGAATTACGGGCTGGTGTGGTTGACGTTAGTGCTGGTAGTGGTGTTTGAGTGCATCCGCAGCCAGCGCAATATCATGTCCTGCCGTGGCGAGCTGGTGCTGATGAGCGACAGCAGTATTCAATGGCATCGCGAGGAGTGGACCTTTACCCGCAAAGCCTGGATGCTCAAGGGCGGCGTATTGCTCAGCCTGCGTAAAGCCGGCGGCACGCGGCGCCGGCGTCTGTGGCTGGCGGCGGACAGCATGGACGGCCGGGAATTCCGCCACCTGCGCCAGCTGCTGGCGCGACAGACCGGGTTTTAGCGTGGAGGCGGGGGCGGCAAACCCTCCGCTGTCGCGGGGTTACAGCAGCGCCGCCATTTCTGTCAGGATCTGCTCACACCACTGTTGCAGCCGCTGTTCGCTCAAATCGTATTGATTCACTTCATCCAGCGCCAGGCCGACAAAATGGTTGCCGTCGGGGGTGACGGCTTTCTGGCTGGTGAACTCGTAGCCGTCGGTGGGCCAGTAGCCGATGAAGCTGGCGCCCAGCGGTTGCAGAACATCGTGAAGGTAGCCCAGCGCATCCAAAAACCATTCGCCGTAACCCAATTGATCCCCCATACCGTAGAGCGCGATAATTTTACCGCGCAGGTCGAGGGTTGAGAGCTGCGGCCAGACGGCCTCCCAGTCTTCCTGGATCTCGCCGAAGTCCCAGGTGGGGATGCCAAGAATCAAGACAGTATAGTCCGCCATGCGCTGCACCGGGACATCTTTTAGGTTATGCAGATCTACCAGCTCCGCTCCGAGAATATCGCGGATTTTCTCGGCGGCCATCTCGGTATAGCAGGTGCTGGAGCCATAAAATAAACCGACTTTCATCTCTCATGTTACTCTTGCAAACAACCTAATGGCGTCAAGTGTACCAGATTTGACGGTATGTCAGGCATAATGTCGTCTGCCGCCCCATACAGGAGTCAGATATGGAACAACCGGATGACGTCATTATTGAGCAGTTTCTTGATGCCCTATGGCTGGAACGCAATCTGGCGGAAAACACGCTGGCCTCCTATCGTCTCGACCTGCAGGCGCTGGCGGCCTGGCTACGGCGTCAGCAGCGCGACTGCCTAAGCGCGAGCGCGGTGGATTTGCAGGCCTTTCTTGCCGATCGCCTCGATCATGGCTATAAGGCCACCAGCTCCGCCAGGCTACTTAGCGCCACGCGCCGGTTTTTTCAGTATCTGTACCGGGAAAAGCTGCGCACCGACGATCCCAGCGCCGGTATTTCGGCGCCCAAATTGCCGCAGCGCTTGCCTAAGGATCTCAGCGAGGCGCAGGTCGGCGATTTACTGGCGGCGCCGACCATTGCCGATCCCGTCGAGCTCCGCGATAAGGCCATGCTGGAGGTGCTCTATGCCACCGGTTTGCGGGTGTCCGAGCTGGTGGGGTTGACTCTGTCGGACGTGAGTCTGCGACAGGGCGTGGTGCGGGTGATTGGTAAAGGGGATAAGGAGCGGCTGGTACCATTGGGGGAAGAGGCGGTATACTGGATTGAGTATTATCTGGAACATGGCCGTCCGGCGCTGACCCATGGTCAAAGTCTGGACATTTTGTTCCCCAGCAACCGCAGCCGCAAAATGACCCGCCAGACGTTCTGGCATCGCATCAAACATTATGCCATCCTGGCGGGCATTGACAGCGAGCGGCTCTCCCCCCATGTTTTGCGGCACGCCTTTGCGACCCATTTACTGAACCACGGGGCGGATTTGCGCGTGGTGCAGTTGCTGCTGGGACATAGCGATCTTTCGACGACGCAGATCTACACCCATGTCGCCACCGAGCGGCTGAAGATTATCCATCAGCAGCATCATCCCCGCGCCTGAGCGGTGGAATTGAAACGAATTTCAGGCGTATGAATGCGCCGGCCCCGACCCGGGTGTTTAGATAAGGATTAAACTGTGAACAAAAGCCTGGTACTGTTTTCTGTTATGGCGCTGGCCCTGGTGCCCCTGGCCCACGCTGACGATGCGGCCATTAAGCATTCGCTCTCGCGCCTCGGCATTCACAGCGCCGATATTCAGCCGTCGCCGGTTGCCGGACTGAAAACCGTATTGACCGAAAGCGGCGTGTTGTATGTTTCCGATGACGGTCGCCACGTCATCCAGGGTCCGCTGTATGACGTCGGTAGCGATCACCCCGTCAATGTCACAAATCAGCTCCTCGGCAAGCGATTGAATGCCCTGCAAAAAGAGATGATCATCTTCAAAGCGCCGCAGGAAAAACATGTGGTAACCGTGTTCACCGACATCACCTGCGGCTATTGCCACAAGCTGCACGAACAGATCAAAGACTATAATGCGCTGGGGATAACCATCCGCTATTTGGCGTTTCCGCGCCAGGGTCTGAATTCCCAGACGGAACGGGATATGGCGTCGGTATGGTGCAGCGCTAATCCCAAAGACGCCTTCACCCAGGCGATGAACGGCGGCAACGTTCAACCCGCCACCTGCGATATCGATATCAGTAAACATTATACGCTTGGCGTCCAGTACGGTATTCAGGGCACGCCGGCGCTGCTGCTCGATAACGGTACCCTGATCCCCGGTTATCAAAGTCCGAAAGAGCTGGCCGCCATCTTGGATCAGCAAGGAACTGGCCAGGCATCAGGCGGTTAATACGGCAGTGAACATGACAACGGAACTACGCCGGCGTCCGCTGGGCGATATCGCTTTGCTGGCGGAGGCGGATATCCCGCCGCTGCTGAAACGTTTGTACGTGCAACGCGGCGTTTGCGCGGTCGATGAGCTGGAACGGGGCGCGCGTGGGTTGCTGGCCTATCATTCACTGACCGGTGTCGAGCAGGCGGTGGATTTGCTGGTCGGCGCCCTGGCGGATCAGCGCAGATTAATGGTGGTCGGCGATTTCGACGCCGACGGCGCGACCAGTACCGCGCTTACCGTGCTGGCGCTGCGGCAAATGGGCGCGCAGACGATAGAATTTCTGGTGCCGAATCGCTTTGATGACGGCTACGGCCTCAGCCCCGAGGTGGTGGAGCAGGCGGCGGCGCGCGGCGCGCAGGTTATCGTGACGGTGGACAATGGCATCTCTTCCCATGCCGGCGTCACCCTGGCGCATGAGAAAGGCATCCCGGTGCTCATAACCGATCATCATCTCCCAGGTGATACCCTGCCGGCCGCCGATGCCATCGTTAATCCCAATTTACGCGGCTGCGCCTTCGCCTCGAAATCTCTGGCGGGCGTCGGCGTGGCGTTTTATCTGATGCTGGCGCTGCGCGCGCGCCTTAACGACAGCGGCTGGTTTACGCAGCAGGGCATTGCGGCCCCCAAACTGGCCGAGCTGCTGGATTTGGTCGCGCTAGGCACCGTGGCGGACGTAGTGCCGCTGGACGCCAATAATCGTATTCTGGTGCATCAGGGGTTAAGCCGCATCCGCGCCGGCCGCTGCCGTCCCGGCATCCGCGCGCTGGCGGAGGTGGCTAACCGCGACCTCGTTCGGCTGTGCGCCAGCGATCTGGGCTTTGCGCTGGGTCCGCGGCTGAACGCCGCCGGCCGGCTGGACGATATGTCGGTCGGGGTTGCGCTGCTGTTGACGGACGATCTGTCGCAGGCGCGCATGCTGGCGGCGGAGCTGGATGCTCTCAATCAAACCCGGCGTGAAATCGAACAGGGTATGGAAGCCGAAGCGTTGGCGCTGTGCCAGGCGATGGCGCGCGACGAGCAGCCGATGCCCTTTGGTCTGGCTATCTATCACGCGCAGTGGCATCAGGGGGTGGTGGGCATTCTGGCGTCGCGGATAAAAGAGCGTTTTCACCGGCCGGTTATCGCCTTTGCGCCCGCTGGGGATGGCGTATTGAAAGGCTCCGGGCGATCGGTGGCCGGCTTGCATATGCGCGATCTGCTCGAACGGCTGGACACATTACATCCCGGTTTAATGCTGAAATTTGGCGGCCATGCTATGGCGGCCGGTTTGACGCTGGAGCAGACGCAATTTGACCGATTCCGCCAGCGTTTCGCTGAACTGGTCGATGAGTGGCTCGATCCCGCGATGCTCGAAGGCGTGATTTGGTCGGACGGCGAGCTGGCCGGCCCGGAGCTGTCGCTGACCACCGCCGAGCTGCTGCGCGACGGCGGCCCCTGGGGACAGGCGTTTCCCGATCCGCTGTTTGACGGGCGGTTTCGCGTGCTAAATCAGCGGCTGGTGGGGGAGAAACATCTGAAGCTGCTGCTAGAACCGCTGGCCGGCGGCCCAATGCTGGATGGCATCGCGTTCAATATTGACCCGCGCCTGTGGCCGGACAATAGCGTGCATACCGTCGAATTGGCCTACAAGCTGGAGGTTAACGAGTTTCGCGGCAATCGCAGCCTACAGCTATTAATTCAGCATATTTGGCCGCTGTAATGGACCGCCGCCGTTGCCAATACGATGGCGACGGCTACTACCGCCCGGGGCGCTGATCCGTTACAATAGCGGGTTAACACGCATTCCTTCTCGTCAATGAGCACATTAATCCATGTTTGAAATAAATCCGGTAAAAAACCGTATTCAGGACCTGTCGGAAAGGACAGCCGTTCTGAGGGGGTATCTTTGACTACGATCTCAAGAAAGAACGCCTCGAAGAAGTAAACGCCGAGCTCGAACAGCCGGACGTCTGGAATGAGCCCGAACGCGCGCAGGCGTTGGGTAAAGAGCGCTCGTCGCTGGAGGCTATCGTTGAAACTATCGACAAGCTAACCCAGGGTGTGGAGGACGTCTCCGGCCTGTTGGAGCTGGCGGTGGAAGAGGACGACGAAGAGACCTTCCTCGAAACCCAAAGCGAACTGGATGGTCTGGAGGCCAAACTGGGCCAGCTGGAATTCCGTCGCATGTTTTCCGGCGAGTACGACAGCGCCGATTGCTATGTGGATATCCAGGCCGGTTCCGGCGGCACCGAAGCGCAGGATTGGGCCAGCATGTTGCTCAGAATGTATTTGCGCTGGGCGGAATCGCGCGGTTTCAAAACCGAAATTATCGAAGAGTCGGAAGGGGAAGTGGCCGGCATCAAATCGGTGACCGTCAAAGTCATCGGTGACTACGCCTATGGCTGGCTTCGTACCGAAACCGGCGTGCACCGCCTGGTGCGCAAGAGCCCGTTCGACTCCGGCGGCCGGCGGCACACCTCATTCAGCTCCGCTTTTGTTTATCCGGAAGTGGACGATGATATCGATATCGAGATTAACCCGGCGGATCTGCGGATCGATGTTTACCGCGCCTCCGGCGCCGGCGGCCAGCACGTTAACCGGACCGAATCCGCGGTGCGTATTACCCACTTGCCGACCAATATCGTCACCCAGTGCCAGAACGACCGCTCGCAGCATAAAAATAAAGATCAGGCGATGAAACAGCTGAAAGCCAAGCTGTATGAATTCGAGCTGCAGAAAAAGAACGCCGAAAAGCAGGCGCTGGAAGATACCAAGTCCGATATCGGCTGGGGCAGCCAGATTCGCTCCTATGTGCTGGACGATTCCCGCATTAAGGATCTGCGTACCGGCGTGGAAACCCGTAATACCCAGTCGGTGCTGGATGGCGATCTGGACAAATTTATCGAAGCCAGTCTTAAAGCAGGGCTATGAGGAACCCATATGTCTGAATCACACTCACAGGACGGTGCCCCTCAGGCGCTGGATCTCAATAACGAGCTGCGTTCGCGGCGGGAAAAGCTTAGCCAATTGCGCCAGCAGGGCATCGCTTTTCCCAACGATTTCCGCCGGGACGCGGTTTCCGACCAGCTGCACGCCCGCTATGGCGAGAAAAGTAACGAAGAGCTGGAAGCGTTAAATATCGAAGTCAGCATCGCCGGGCGCATGATGACCCGCCGCATCATGGGCAAAGCCTCCTTTGCCACCCTGCAGGACGTGGGGGGGAAAATCCAGCTGTACGTC
This region includes:
- the ygfZ gene encoding tRNA-modifying protein YgfZ → MSSQVPFPPRLPSPSSHLPLTLISLEDWALITLNGPDSVKYLQGQLTCDVASLEADRFSFAAHCDAKGKMFSHLCVFHHQEGMALIERRSVRDSQLAELKKYAVFSKTTIAADDEAVLLGVAGFQAQAALGGLFASIPDAAHPVAHHQDTTLLFFNLPAPRFLLITTPAVRDALQHKLEGQAQLNDSRQWLALDIEAGYPVIDSANGAQFIPQAANVQALDGISFNKGCYAGQEMVARAKYRGANKRALYWLAGKAGHLPVAGDDLELKLGDNWRRTGTVLAACQLEDSSVWIQAVLNNDLPPDSQLRVRDDAAGALAVRPLPYVIGE
- the fldB gene encoding flavodoxin FldB; amino-acid sequence: MKVGLFYGSSTCYTEMAAEKIRDILGAELVDLHNLKDVPVQRMADYTVLILGIPTWDFGEIQEDWEAVWPQLSTLDLRGKIIALYGMGDQLGYGEWFLDALGYLHDVLQPLGASFIGYWPTDGYEFTSQKAVTPDGNHFVGLALDEVNQYDLSEQRLQQWCEQILTEMAALL
- the prfB gene encoding peptide chain release factor 2 (programmed frameshift), which produces MFEINPVKNRIQDLSERTAVLRGYLDYDLKKERLEEVNAELEQPDVWNEPERAQALGKERSSLEAIVETIDKLTQGVEDVSGLLELAVEEDDEETFLETQSELDGLEAKLGQLEFRRMFSGEYDSADCYVDIQAGSGGTEAQDWASMLLRMYLRWAESRGFKTEIIEESEGEVAGIKSVTVKVIGDYAYGWLRTETGVHRLVRKSPFDSGGRRHTSFSSAFVYPEVDDDIDIEINPADLRIDVYRASGAGGQHVNRTESAVRITHLPTNIVTQCQNDRSQHKNKDQAMKQLKAKLYEFELQKKNAEKQALEDTKSDIGWGSQIRSYVLDDSRIKDLRTGVETRNTQSVLDGDLDKFIEASLKAGL
- the trhA gene encoding PAQR family membrane homeostasis protein TrhA, whose amino-acid sequence is MRNKPLAKSYSLAEEIANSVSHGVGVIFGIVGLVLMLNQAGEAGATALAVTSYSLYGGSMILLYLASTLYHAIPHPPAKRWLKKVDHCAIYLLIAGTYTPFLLIGLASPLAKWLMVVIWVMAAVGVLFKLVFAHRFRAISIITYLTMGWLSLVVIYQLVQRLPAGGVALLAAGGVVYSLGVVFYVWDRIPFNHAIWHGFVLGGTVCHFLAIYLFVA
- the gcvP gene encoding aminomethyl-transferring glycine dehydrogenase; the protein is MTQTLSQLEHHDAFIARHIGPSAPQQAAMLAAVGSDSLAGLIAQIVPADIQLAAAPAVGEPATEAQALAELKAIASQNQRYKSFIGMGYSAVVTPPVILRNMLENPGWYTAYTPYQPEVSQGRLEALLNFQQLTLDLTGLDIASASLLDEATAAAEAMALAKRASKLKQANRFFVADDVHPQTLDVVRTRAGTFGFELVIDKAEAALEHPDLFGVLLQQVGTTGELHDYRALIAELNSRKIISCVAADMLSLVLLAAPGAQGADVVFGSSQRFGVPMGYGGPHAAFFAARDEMKRAMPGRIIGVSRDAAGDIALRMAMQTREQHIRREKANSNICTSQVLLANIAGLYAVYHGPQGLQRIAGRIHRLTKILAQGLRDAGLTLRHDCWFDTLTVEVADKAGVLARADAAGINLRSDIHGAVGITLDETTVREDVQTLWQVLTGATGTLAIDALDAGCGDVIPQELLRTTPILTHEVFNRYHSETEMMRYMHRLERKDLALNQAMIPLGSCTMKLNAAAEMIPITWPEFAELHPFCPPEQAAGYQQMIAQLSRWLIQLTGYDALCMQPNSGAQGEYAGLLAIRRYHESRNQGERHICLIPSSAHGTNPASAQMAGMSVTVVACDKNGNIDLHDLRAKAEQAGEQLSCIMVTYPSTHGVYEETIREVCQIVHQYGGQVYLDGANMNAQVGITSPGYIGADVSHLNLHKTFCIPHGGGGPGMGPIGVKAHLAPFVPGHSVVELDGVLTRQGAVSAAPFGSASILPISWMYIRMMGAEGLKQASQVAILNANYIASRLQQAYPVLYTGRDGRVAHECILDLRPLKEATGISEMDIAKRLIDYGFHAPTMSFPVAGTLMVEPTESESQLELDRFIEAMLAIRAEIQQVADGIWPADDNPLVNAPHTQRELAGEWRHPYDRQVAAFPAGYGDKYWPAVKRLDDVYGDRNLFCSCVPIGDYA
- the recJ gene encoding single-stranded-DNA-specific exonuclease RecJ codes for the protein MTTELRRRPLGDIALLAEADIPPLLKRLYVQRGVCAVDELERGARGLLAYHSLTGVEQAVDLLVGALADQRRLMVVGDFDADGATSTALTVLALRQMGAQTIEFLVPNRFDDGYGLSPEVVEQAAARGAQVIVTVDNGISSHAGVTLAHEKGIPVLITDHHLPGDTLPAADAIVNPNLRGCAFASKSLAGVGVAFYLMLALRARLNDSGWFTQQGIAAPKLAELLDLVALGTVADVVPLDANNRILVHQGLSRIRAGRCRPGIRALAEVANRDLVRLCASDLGFALGPRLNAAGRLDDMSVGVALLLTDDLSQARMLAAELDALNQTRREIEQGMEAEALALCQAMARDEQPMPFGLAIYHAQWHQGVVGILASRIKERFHRPVIAFAPAGDGVLKGSGRSVAGLHMRDLLERLDTLHPGLMLKFGGHAMAAGLTLEQTQFDRFRQRFAELVDEWLDPAMLEGVIWSDGELAGPELSLTTAELLRDGGPWGQAFPDPLFDGRFRVLNQRLVGEKHLKLLLEPLAGGPMLDGIAFNIDPRLWPDNSVHTVELAYKLEVNEFRGNRSLQLLIQHIWPL
- the xerD gene encoding site-specific tyrosine recombinase XerD, which translates into the protein MEQPDDVIIEQFLDALWLERNLAENTLASYRLDLQALAAWLRRQQRDCLSASAVDLQAFLADRLDHGYKATSSARLLSATRRFFQYLYREKLRTDDPSAGISAPKLPQRLPKDLSEAQVGDLLAAPTIADPVELRDKAMLEVLYATGLRVSELVGLTLSDVSLRQGVVRVIGKGDKERLVPLGEEAVYWIEYYLEHGRPALTHGQSLDILFPSNRSRKMTRQTFWHRIKHYAILAGIDSERLSPHVLRHAFATHLLNHGADLRVVQLLLGHSDLSTTQIYTHVATERLKIIHQQHHPRA
- the dsbC gene encoding bifunctional protein-disulfide isomerase/oxidoreductase DsbC — translated: MNKSLVLFSVMALALVPLAHADDAAIKHSLSRLGIHSADIQPSPVAGLKTVLTESGVLYVSDDGRHVIQGPLYDVGSDHPVNVTNQLLGKRLNALQKEMIIFKAPQEKHVVTVFTDITCGYCHKLHEQIKDYNALGITIRYLAFPRQGLNSQTERDMASVWCSANPKDAFTQAMNGGNVQPATCDIDISKHYTLGVQYGIQGTPALLLDNGTLIPGYQSPKELAAILDQQGTGQASGG
- a CDS encoding HD domain-containing protein, coding for MAATPPALAFGELTEVVAFLIEIDKLKSIQRRTKVLGTQRQENTAEHSWHFAVAVMALAPYADDGVDITRVTQMALVHDIVEIDAGDVLVYDLAGREAVHAMEAKAAQRLFGLLPTPQRRQFHELWLEYEAGETPSARFALMIDRLMPVLMNLHNQGQSWVENGITLEQVLTRNAFIADVYPALWTHLSRHLQQAQQQGWLK
- a CDS encoding protein YgfX, with the translated sequence MALWRCDIRVSWRTQLCSLAFYGILIMLILLSPWPENYGLVWLTLVLVVVFECIRSQRNIMSCRGELVLMSDSSIQWHREEWTFTRKAWMLKGGVLLSLRKAGGTRRRRLWLAADSMDGREFRHLRQLLARQTGF
- the sdhE gene encoding FAD assembly factor SdhE, translated to MDITNKARIHWACRRGMRELDIAIMPFFEQDFDALDDQDKRRFVRLLECDDPDLFNWLMNHGQPDDRELQQIISMIQTRNKARGPLAM